The following are encoded together in the Desulfococcus multivorans genome:
- a CDS encoding glycosyltransferase family protein, translating to MGRSSTFNILMYSHDTYGLGHIRRTMAIASHLRAPDVNILILTGSPIAGRFAFPDQIDFVRIPGMIKKTNEEYLPLSIKINPRHALDIRKNIISATTKTFRPHLFIVDKEPLGLKKEVLSTLQWLKRCLPDTRTVLGLRDIMDDADTIRSAWAKKGIYDVLAALYTEIWVYGIQEFYDPIVEYEIPGTVSQKMVFTGYIPRKVPNPEEIRKEKRRHCLAEREPLVVVTTGGGGDGYPVMDAFLSMLESFGTPVPFRSILITGPFMPKKQRTDVHRRARTVGVRCFHFYRQMEKVLAAADLVISMGGYNTLCEILSQKTLPLIIPRETPRREQLIRAERFHAHGIAEYIPWNALTPVVLREKVLHLLAHPRCREAAIDRFTMTGFEVMRQRLNVFRSAS from the coding sequence ATGGGCAGAAGTTCGACCTTCAACATACTGATGTACTCCCACGACACCTACGGCCTGGGGCACATTCGCAGGACCATGGCCATCGCGTCCCATCTGCGGGCTCCGGACGTCAACATCCTGATTCTGACAGGATCGCCCATCGCCGGCCGGTTCGCATTCCCGGATCAGATCGACTTCGTTCGCATTCCGGGGATGATCAAAAAGACCAACGAGGAATATCTGCCCCTCTCGATCAAGATCAACCCCCGCCATGCCCTGGACATTCGAAAAAACATCATCAGCGCCACCACCAAAACCTTCAGACCCCATCTCTTTATCGTGGACAAGGAGCCCCTGGGCCTGAAAAAGGAGGTGCTTTCGACGCTCCAGTGGCTGAAGCGCTGCCTTCCCGATACCCGGACGGTGCTGGGGCTCCGGGATATCATGGACGATGCCGACACCATCCGCTCCGCCTGGGCGAAAAAGGGGATCTACGACGTCCTTGCCGCCCTTTACACGGAGATATGGGTCTATGGGATTCAGGAGTTCTATGACCCCATCGTGGAATACGAGATCCCCGGGACCGTGAGCCAAAAGATGGTCTTTACCGGCTACATTCCGCGAAAGGTCCCCAACCCCGAGGAGATCCGAAAGGAAAAGCGGCGCCACTGTCTGGCGGAGCGGGAACCCCTGGTGGTGGTGACCACCGGCGGCGGGGGGGACGGTTATCCGGTGATGGATGCCTTCCTGTCCATGTTGGAGTCCTTCGGGACTCCCGTTCCTTTCCGGAGCATCCTGATCACCGGTCCCTTCATGCCCAAGAAACAGCGGACCGACGTCCATCGCCGCGCCAGGACCGTCGGGGTCCGGTGTTTCCATTTCTATCGCCAGATGGAAAAGGTGCTCGCCGCGGCCGACCTGGTCATCTCCATGGGCGGCTACAACACCCTTTGTGAGATCCTGAGTCAGAAAACCCTGCCCCTCATCATACCCCGGGAGACGCCGCGGCGGGAGCAGCTCATCCGGGCCGAGCGGTTTCACGCCCACGGCATTGCCGAATACATCCCCTGGAACGCCCTGACACCGGTCGTCCTCCGGGAGAAGGTCCTTCACCTGCTGGCGCACCCCCGCTGCCGCGAGGCCGCCATAGACCGTTTTACCATGACCGGATTCGAGGTGATGCGCCAACGGCTCAACGTTTTCAGGAGTGCTTCATGA